A genome region from Pseudoalteromonas tetraodonis includes the following:
- the infB gene encoding translation initiation factor IF-2, producing the protein MAEVNVEKLAGDIGTTVDKLLQQFSQAGITKQAGDNVTEAEKATLLDHLSKQHGGTGSEGPARMTLQRKSKSTLSVTGSTGKAKAVQVEVRKTRTYVKKSAVEQEQEQQRLAAEEKARLEEQQKAEQAAAELKAKQEAERKAKEDADRKAKEEAKRKADAERKAKQQQMTPEQSAKSEKDRIEAERLQKEAEEAALKKAEEEAKRQAEEARKLAEENSARWKKEEEERKKREETADHHLTTSTYAREAEDVADAREEQGSRRAKKKKKAPAKDKFAASKGKKGKLKAPASLQHGFQKPTADVKNEVRISETITVAELASRMAVKGAEVVKTMMKMGDMVTINQVIDQETAQLVAEEMGHKVIIVKENELEQTVLNDRHEDGKSEPRAPVVTVMGHVDHGKTSTLDYIRSAKVASGEAGGITQHIGAYHVETNGNMITFLDTPGHAAFTSMRARGAKATDIVILVVAADDGVMPQTKEAVQHARAAGVPLIIAVNKMDKEGADPDRVKNELAQLDVIPEEWGGDTQYVHISAKTGLGIDDLLEAVLMQSELLELNAPTEGMAAGVVIESRLDKGRGPVASILVQSGTLNQGDIVLCGLEYGRVRAMRDENGKDIKSAGPSIPVEILGLSGIPAAGDEATVVKDERKAREVALYRQGKFRDVKLARQQKAKLENMFTNMTEGDVSEVNVVLKADVQGSIEAISDSLTKLSTDEVKVKIVGSGVGGITETDATLAAASNAIVVGFNVRADASARKVIDSENLDLRYYSVIYALIEEVKQAMSGMLAPEFKQEIIGLAEVRDVFKSPKIGAIAGCMVTEGTIKRSAPIRVLRDNVVIYEGELESLRRFKDDVADVRNGMECGIGVKNYNDVRVGDQIEVFETVEVQRTL; encoded by the coding sequence ATGGCAGAAGTAAATGTTGAAAAACTAGCCGGTGATATAGGTACAACTGTTGATAAATTACTACAGCAGTTTTCACAAGCCGGTATTACTAAACAAGCAGGCGATAATGTAACTGAAGCTGAAAAAGCGACGTTACTTGATCACCTAAGCAAGCAACATGGTGGCACGGGCTCTGAAGGCCCTGCTCGCATGACATTGCAACGTAAGAGCAAAAGCACATTAAGTGTGACGGGCTCTACGGGTAAAGCAAAAGCTGTGCAAGTTGAAGTTCGTAAAACACGCACTTATGTGAAAAAAAGTGCTGTTGAGCAAGAACAAGAACAGCAACGTCTAGCCGCTGAAGAAAAAGCACGTCTTGAAGAGCAGCAAAAAGCTGAACAAGCCGCTGCTGAATTAAAGGCAAAACAAGAGGCAGAACGTAAAGCAAAAGAAGACGCTGATCGTAAAGCCAAAGAAGAAGCTAAACGCAAAGCAGATGCTGAGCGTAAAGCGAAACAACAGCAGATGACCCCTGAGCAAAGTGCTAAGTCTGAGAAAGATCGCATCGAAGCTGAGCGTCTGCAAAAAGAAGCAGAAGAGGCCGCATTGAAGAAAGCTGAAGAAGAAGCGAAACGTCAAGCAGAAGAGGCAAGAAAGCTAGCTGAAGAGAACTCAGCACGCTGGAAGAAAGAAGAAGAAGAACGTAAGAAACGCGAAGAAACCGCGGATCACCACCTTACGACTTCAACGTACGCACGTGAAGCAGAAGATGTAGCTGATGCTCGCGAAGAGCAAGGCTCTCGCCGTGCGAAGAAAAAGAAAAAAGCGCCAGCAAAAGATAAATTTGCAGCGTCTAAAGGTAAAAAAGGTAAGCTAAAAGCGCCAGCGTCATTACAGCACGGTTTCCAAAAACCAACGGCTGATGTTAAAAACGAAGTGCGTATTAGTGAAACAATTACAGTTGCTGAGCTTGCATCACGCATGGCGGTTAAAGGTGCTGAAGTTGTAAAAACTATGATGAAAATGGGTGACATGGTTACTATTAACCAAGTTATTGACCAAGAAACTGCGCAACTTGTAGCAGAAGAAATGGGCCATAAAGTTATCATCGTTAAAGAAAACGAATTAGAGCAAACAGTACTTAATGACCGCCATGAAGATGGTAAGTCAGAGCCACGTGCGCCAGTAGTAACTGTTATGGGTCACGTTGACCACGGTAAAACATCGACGCTTGATTACATTCGTTCAGCTAAAGTTGCATCAGGCGAAGCCGGTGGTATTACACAGCACATTGGTGCATACCACGTTGAAACTAACGGCAACATGATCACTTTCTTAGATACTCCGGGTCACGCCGCATTTACATCAATGCGTGCTCGTGGTGCAAAAGCAACTGATATCGTAATCCTAGTGGTTGCAGCCGATGATGGCGTAATGCCACAAACTAAAGAAGCGGTACAGCATGCTCGCGCAGCTGGCGTTCCTTTAATTATTGCTGTTAACAAAATGGATAAAGAAGGCGCAGATCCAGATCGCGTTAAAAACGAACTAGCTCAGCTAGACGTTATCCCAGAAGAGTGGGGCGGCGATACACAGTACGTGCACATTTCAGCAAAAACTGGTTTAGGTATTGATGACCTGCTAGAAGCTGTATTAATGCAATCTGAGCTTTTAGAGTTAAATGCGCCGACCGAAGGTATGGCTGCAGGTGTTGTTATTGAATCACGTCTTGATAAAGGCCGTGGTCCTGTTGCGTCTATTCTTGTTCAGTCAGGTACGCTTAATCAAGGTGACATTGTATTATGTGGTCTTGAATACGGCCGTGTTCGTGCAATGCGCGATGAAAACGGTAAAGACATTAAGTCTGCCGGTCCTTCTATTCCAGTTGAGATTTTAGGTCTGTCTGGTATTCCAGCTGCCGGTGATGAAGCAACTGTAGTTAAAGATGAGCGAAAAGCGCGTGAAGTTGCACTTTACCGTCAAGGTAAATTCCGCGATGTTAAACTAGCGCGTCAACAAAAAGCGAAGCTTGAAAACATGTTTACTAACATGACTGAAGGCGACGTATCTGAAGTTAACGTGGTACTTAAAGCAGACGTTCAAGGTTCAATCGAAGCAATTTCAGACTCATTAACTAAGCTTTCTACTGATGAAGTAAAAGTGAAGATTGTTGGTTCTGGTGTTGGTGGTATCACTGAAACTGATGCAACTCTTGCGGCAGCGTCTAACGCGATTGTGGTTGGCTTCAACGTTCGTGCTGATGCATCAGCGCGTAAAGTGATTGATTCTGAAAACCTAGATCTTCGTTACTACAGCGTAATCTACGCGCTAATCGAAGAAGTTAAGCAAGCCATGTCTGGTATGCTTGCGCCTGAGTTTAAACAAGAAATCATTGGTCTTGCTGAAGTACGTGACGTATTTAAGTCTCCAAAAATTGGTGCAATTGCCGGTTGTATGGTTACTGAAGGTACTATCAAGCGTAGCGCACCAATTCGTGTACTTCGTGATAACGTGGTTATTTACGAAGGCGAGCTTGAGTCATTACGTCGCTTTAAAGATGACGTTGCTGATGTTCGTAACGGCATGGAATGTGGTATCGGCGTTAAGAACTACAATGATGTTCGCGTTGGTGACCAAATCGAAGTATTTGAAACAGTTGAAGTACAACGTACTCTTTAA
- the nlpI gene encoding lipoprotein NlpI, producing the protein MRLKHLALASFAILSLSACQATTKPAAIINVPFTAPLASDFRNEIAIARFSELLNRADLSTEQQAKLYYDRGVLFDSLGMTTLSRIDFNRAVKLKPDLAEVYNFLGIQHTLMQQYEKAYEYFDSAIELDQEHEYAYLNRGIALYYGDRATLAKDDFKTFLERSPNDPYRVLWLYLAQAAQDKTQALASLKANAAALDENEWAYQLIALYVGDMSEKAFFSGIADGVSSQQEYAQRLCEAYFYLAKQHQAAGELSIATDYFKLALATNVHEFIEYKYARLELELMASESAG; encoded by the coding sequence ATGAGACTTAAACATTTAGCCTTGGCATCTTTTGCTATTTTGTCTTTAAGCGCTTGTCAGGCTACTACTAAACCCGCTGCTATTATTAATGTGCCATTTACTGCGCCACTTGCATCAGACTTTAGAAATGAAATTGCCATTGCTCGTTTTTCAGAGCTATTAAATAGAGCAGACTTAAGTACAGAGCAACAAGCAAAGCTGTATTATGACCGTGGTGTGCTGTTTGATAGCTTAGGCATGACAACTTTATCGCGAATTGATTTTAACCGAGCGGTTAAGCTTAAGCCCGACTTGGCTGAAGTGTATAACTTTTTGGGGATTCAACATACCTTGATGCAGCAATACGAAAAAGCATACGAGTATTTTGATTCAGCCATAGAGTTAGACCAAGAACATGAATATGCGTATTTAAATCGTGGTATTGCTTTGTACTATGGTGATAGAGCTACGCTTGCAAAGGATGACTTTAAAACGTTTTTGGAGCGCTCTCCTAACGATCCTTATCGTGTGCTGTGGCTTTATTTAGCGCAGGCCGCACAAGATAAAACTCAGGCACTCGCTTCGTTAAAAGCTAATGCGGCGGCCCTTGATGAAAATGAATGGGCATACCAGCTTATTGCCTTGTATGTAGGTGATATGAGTGAAAAAGCATTTTTTTCAGGGATAGCCGATGGTGTAAGTTCACAACAAGAATATGCTCAACGTTTATGTGAAGCTTATTTTTACTTAGCTAAACAGCACCAAGCCGCAGGTGAGCTTTCAATTGCAACAGATTACTTTAAGTTGGCGCTGGCCACGAACGTTCATGAATTTATAGAATATAAATATGCACGTTTAGAGCTTGAGTTGATGGCAAGTGAAAGCGCGGGCTAA
- the nusA gene encoding transcription termination factor NusA, which translates to MAKEILLVAEAVSNEKAVPKEKIFEALEFALATATKKKHDGEIDVRVAIDRKTGDYDTFRRWQIAEVLEDGSLENPYSEITLEAAQVEEPDLKMGDYVEEQIESIKFDRITTQMAKQVIVQKVREAERALVVEAYKDQEGELVTGVVKKATRDAIVLDLGNNAEAVIYRDDMLPRENFRPGDRIRGLLYEVKPEARGAQLFVTRSKPEMLMELFRIEVPEIGEEMIELRAAARDPGSRAKIAVKSNDKRIDPVGACVGMRGARVQAVSSELGGERVDIVLYDDNPAQFVINAMAPAEVASIVMDEDTHSMDIAVEADNLAQAIGRNGQNVRLASQLTGWELNVMTVDEMRAKNEAESDKLINLFTENLDIDDEFASLLINEGFSTLEEVAYVPASEFLEIDGLDEETVDVLRSRAKDALTTKALKTEESLEGAEPAEDLLALEGLERHLAFVMASKGVVTLEDLAEQGIDELVDITELSSEKAGELIMAARNICWFADE; encoded by the coding sequence ATGGCAAAAGAAATATTATTGGTTGCTGAAGCCGTTTCCAATGAGAAAGCGGTTCCAAAAGAAAAGATTTTTGAAGCTCTAGAGTTCGCATTAGCGACAGCGACAAAGAAAAAGCATGATGGTGAAATTGATGTACGTGTTGCAATTGACCGTAAAACCGGCGATTACGATACCTTCCGTCGCTGGCAAATAGCTGAAGTTTTAGAAGATGGTTCTTTAGAGAATCCATACAGCGAAATCACGTTAGAAGCTGCTCAAGTTGAAGAACCTGACTTGAAAATGGGCGACTACGTAGAAGAGCAGATTGAATCAATTAAATTTGACCGCATAACAACACAGATGGCTAAGCAAGTGATCGTACAAAAAGTACGTGAAGCAGAGCGCGCCTTAGTCGTTGAAGCATATAAAGATCAAGAAGGCGAGCTGGTAACGGGTGTTGTTAAAAAAGCAACCCGTGATGCAATCGTACTTGATTTAGGTAACAACGCAGAAGCGGTTATTTATCGTGACGACATGCTGCCACGTGAAAACTTCCGCCCGGGTGATCGTATCCGCGGTCTTTTATATGAAGTGAAGCCTGAAGCACGCGGTGCACAATTATTTGTAACCCGTTCTAAACCAGAAATGCTGATGGAATTATTCCGCATTGAGGTGCCAGAAATTGGCGAAGAAATGATTGAATTACGCGCTGCAGCACGTGATCCAGGTTCACGCGCTAAAATCGCGGTTAAATCTAACGATAAGCGTATTGACCCTGTTGGTGCGTGTGTTGGTATGCGTGGCGCACGTGTTCAAGCGGTATCGTCAGAACTTGGCGGTGAGCGTGTTGATATCGTACTTTACGATGACAACCCTGCACAGTTTGTTATTAACGCAATGGCACCAGCAGAAGTGGCTTCAATCGTAATGGATGAAGATACACACTCAATGGATATTGCTGTTGAAGCTGATAACTTAGCACAAGCTATTGGTCGTAATGGTCAAAACGTACGTTTAGCAAGCCAATTAACTGGCTGGGAATTAAACGTAATGACCGTTGATGAAATGCGCGCTAAGAACGAAGCTGAGTCAGATAAGTTAATTAACTTATTTACTGAAAACTTAGATATTGATGACGAATTTGCATCATTACTTATCAACGAAGGTTTCTCAACACTTGAAGAAGTTGCTTATGTTCCGGCTTCAGAGTTTTTAGAAATCGACGGCTTAGATGAAGAAACAGTGGACGTATTACGTTCACGTGCAAAAGATGCATTAACAACGAAAGCGCTTAAAACGGAAGAAAGCTTAGAAGGCGCTGAGCCTGCAGAAGACTTACTTGCGCTTGAAGGCTTAGAGCGTCATTTAGCATTTGTTATGGCAAGTAAGGGTGTAGTAACACTTGAAGACTTAGCTGAGCAAGGCATTGATGAGCTTGTAGATATTACAGAGCTATCTTCAGAGAAAGCGGGCGAGCTAATTATGGCTGCACGTAATATTTGTTGGTTTGCAGACGAGTAA
- the rpsO gene encoding 30S ribosomal protein S15, whose protein sequence is MSLSNQEKIDIIAKFARAEGDTGSPEVQVALLTFDINKLQGHFADHKHDFHSRRGLLRKVSTRRKLLDYLKGKDISRYTALIKELGLRR, encoded by the coding sequence ATGTCACTAAGCAATCAAGAAAAAATCGATATCATTGCTAAATTCGCACGCGCTGAAGGCGACACTGGTTCACCTGAAGTACAAGTAGCATTACTTACTTTTGATATCAACAAGCTTCAAGGTCACTTTGCTGATCACAAGCATGACTTCCACTCACGTCGTGGTCTGCTTCGTAAAGTAAGCACTCGCCGTAAACTGCTTGATTACCTTAAAGGTAAAGATATCTCGCGTTACACTGCGTTAATCAAAGAGCTTGGCCTACGTCGCTAA
- the pnp gene encoding polyribonucleotide nucleotidyltransferase, whose amino-acid sequence MQAIIKEFQLGQHTVTLETGAIARQADGAVLASIGDTSVLVTVVGKREAQPGQDFFPLTVNYQERMYAAGRIPGGFLKREGRPNDGETLIARLIDRPIRPLFPNGFVNEVQVIATVVSVNPEIQPDMVAMIGTSAALAISGIPFSGPIGASRVGYINGEYVLNPTLKELEESQLDLVVAGTDNAVLMVESEADVLAEDVMLGAVVYGHEQSQSIIKAINEFKAEAGKPTWDWTAPEKNVALEEKVATLAADKVGEAYRITDKVARKEALTAAKDAVVEALTSELAEGETLDKQEVGKVFGSLEKKIVRGRIAAGEKRIDGREPDMIRALDVMTGVLPRTHGSAIFTRGETQALVTATLGTERDSQLIDDLTGTHKNHFMLNYNFPPFCVGETGFVGSPKRREIGHGNLAKRGIQAVMPTLTEFPYSIRVVSEITESNGSSSMASVCGTSLALMNAGVPIKASVAGIAMGLVKEEENFVVLSDILGDEDHLGDMDFKVAGTTNGITALQMDIKIEGITQEIMQIALKQAKAARLHILGVMDEAISAPSEELSMFAPRIYTMQIPQKKIAEVIGKGGATIRQLTEETGTTIEIGDDGTIKIAATDGESAANAISRIEQLTAELEVGTIYEGKVVRIVDFGAFVNILPGKDGLVHISQISTERVNNVADHLSEGQEVKVKVLEVDRQGRVRLSIKEAMESAAPAADESKDA is encoded by the coding sequence GTGCAAGCAATTATAAAAGAATTTCAACTAGGTCAACACACAGTGACGCTAGAAACAGGTGCTATCGCCCGTCAAGCAGATGGCGCAGTACTAGCAAGCATTGGCGACACGTCAGTGCTAGTAACGGTTGTTGGTAAGCGTGAAGCTCAACCAGGCCAAGACTTTTTCCCACTAACAGTTAACTACCAAGAGCGTATGTACGCTGCAGGTCGTATCCCAGGTGGTTTCCTTAAGCGTGAAGGTCGTCCTAACGATGGCGAAACGCTAATTGCACGTCTTATTGACCGTCCAATTCGTCCACTTTTTCCAAATGGTTTCGTAAACGAAGTACAAGTTATCGCGACTGTTGTTTCTGTAAACCCTGAAATCCAACCTGATATGGTTGCGATGATTGGTACATCAGCAGCACTTGCTATCTCTGGTATCCCGTTCAGCGGTCCAATTGGTGCATCACGTGTTGGTTACATCAACGGTGAATACGTACTTAACCCAACACTAAAAGAGCTTGAAGAAAGCCAACTTGATTTAGTTGTTGCTGGTACTGATAACGCCGTACTTATGGTTGAATCAGAAGCAGACGTACTTGCTGAAGACGTAATGCTAGGCGCAGTTGTATACGGCCATGAGCAATCACAGTCTATCATCAAGGCAATCAACGAATTTAAAGCAGAAGCAGGCAAACCTACTTGGGATTGGACTGCACCTGAGAAAAACGTTGCATTAGAAGAGAAAGTAGCAACACTTGCTGCTGATAAAGTAGGCGAAGCTTACCGTATTACTGATAAAGTAGCGCGTAAAGAAGCATTAACTGCAGCAAAAGATGCCGTAGTTGAAGCGCTTACTAGCGAACTTGCTGAAGGCGAAACGCTTGATAAGCAAGAAGTAGGTAAAGTATTCGGTTCACTTGAGAAGAAAATCGTTCGTGGCCGTATCGCTGCTGGCGAAAAACGTATCGATGGTCGTGAACCAGATATGATCCGTGCACTAGATGTAATGACGGGCGTACTTCCACGTACTCACGGTTCTGCAATCTTTACACGTGGTGAAACGCAAGCATTAGTAACAGCAACACTTGGTACAGAACGTGACTCACAGTTAATCGATGATTTAACTGGCACGCACAAAAACCACTTTATGCTTAACTACAACTTCCCTCCATTCTGTGTAGGTGAAACGGGTTTTGTAGGTTCTCCTAAGCGTCGTGAAATCGGCCACGGTAACCTAGCTAAGCGTGGTATCCAAGCTGTAATGCCAACATTAACTGAGTTCCCTTACTCAATTCGTGTTGTATCTGAAATCACTGAATCAAATGGTTCATCTTCAATGGCATCGGTTTGTGGTACGTCTCTAGCGCTTATGAACGCGGGTGTACCAATTAAAGCCTCTGTTGCGGGTATCGCGATGGGCCTAGTTAAAGAAGAAGAAAACTTTGTAGTACTTTCAGATATCTTAGGTGATGAAGATCACTTAGGTGACATGGACTTTAAAGTAGCGGGTACAACTAACGGTATCACTGCACTACAAATGGATATCAAGATTGAAGGTATCACGCAAGAAATCATGCAAATCGCGCTTAAGCAAGCTAAAGCAGCTCGTTTACACATTCTAGGTGTGATGGACGAAGCGATTTCTGCACCTTCTGAAGAGTTATCTATGTTTGCTCCGCGTATTTACACGATGCAAATCCCACAGAAGAAAATTGCTGAAGTAATCGGTAAAGGTGGCGCAACTATTCGTCAACTTACTGAAGAAACAGGTACTACGATTGAAATCGGTGATGATGGCACAATCAAAATTGCTGCTACAGACGGTGAAAGTGCAGCAAATGCAATTAGCCGTATTGAGCAATTAACTGCTGAGCTTGAAGTTGGTACTATCTACGAAGGTAAAGTTGTACGTATCGTTGACTTTGGTGCGTTTGTAAATATTCTTCCTGGAAAAGATGGCCTAGTGCATATCTCACAAATCAGCACAGAGCGTGTTAACAACGTTGCTGACCACCTTAGTGAAGGTCAAGAAGTTAAAGTTAAAGTACTAGAAGTAGACCGCCAAGGCCGTGTACGTCTAAGTATTAAAGAAGCAATGGAATCAGCAGCACCTGCAGCTGACGAGTCTAAAGACGCGTAA
- the rbfA gene encoding 30S ribosome-binding factor RbfA: MREFSRTDRVAQQIQKEIAVILQREIKDPRLGMVTVSAVEVSRDLSYAKVFITVFNTEDENAAKQSAKVLNEATGYIRSLLGKRIRARIMPELKFVVDNSLMEGMRISNLVDSIIREDNAKHVDDETDSEEGTKD, from the coding sequence ATGAGAGAATTTTCTCGCACTGATCGTGTTGCTCAGCAAATTCAAAAAGAAATTGCGGTGATTTTACAACGCGAAATTAAAGATCCACGCTTGGGCATGGTGACAGTGTCTGCGGTAGAAGTATCGCGCGATTTATCTTATGCCAAAGTTTTCATTACTGTGTTTAACACTGAAGATGAAAATGCAGCCAAGCAAAGTGCCAAAGTACTTAACGAAGCAACCGGTTATATCCGCTCGTTGCTAGGTAAACGTATTCGTGCGCGAATCATGCCTGAGCTTAAATTTGTGGTTGATAATTCATTAATGGAAGGGATGCGAATCTCTAACTTAGTGGACTCTATCATTCGTGAAGATAATGCTAAGCATGTTGATGATGAAACAGATAGCGAAGAAGGCACTAAAGACTAA
- the truB gene encoding tRNA pseudouridine(55) synthase TruB — protein sequence MARRSKGRPVDGILLLNKPEGISSNKALQQAKGIYFAQKAGHTGALDPLATGMLPICFGEATKFTQFLLDTDKTYVVRAKLGERTTTSDSDGEVVETRDVNVTAELLTQEIAKFLGESDQYPSMYSALKYEGKPLYKYAREGIEVPRKCRKINVFSLTLDEFDEQANEIQMTAHVSKGTYIRTIVDDLGENLGCGAHVIMLHRSAVGHYPADKMVTLEQLETLLNQAKEQDVAPSTYLDELLLPMDTALVDLPVVEITKEQGIAFSHGQAVVLGKELPEGAIKVLADGIFIGTGERNPDGHLKSKRGLSNQQPE from the coding sequence ATGGCAAGACGCAGTAAAGGCCGTCCAGTTGATGGTATTTTGTTGTTAAACAAACCAGAAGGTATTTCATCAAACAAAGCACTGCAGCAAGCGAAAGGTATTTATTTTGCTCAAAAAGCGGGGCACACTGGTGCGCTCGATCCGCTTGCGACCGGTATGCTGCCTATTTGTTTTGGTGAAGCCACTAAGTTTACCCAGTTTTTACTCGATACAGATAAAACCTATGTTGTGCGAGCAAAACTGGGTGAGCGTACTACCACGTCAGACTCTGATGGTGAAGTGGTCGAAACGCGTGATGTTAATGTTACTGCTGAACTGCTTACACAGGAAATTGCTAAATTTTTAGGTGAGTCAGATCAATACCCATCAATGTACTCAGCGCTTAAATATGAAGGCAAGCCTTTATATAAATATGCGCGTGAAGGCATAGAAGTTCCTCGCAAATGTCGAAAAATTAACGTATTTAGCTTAACGCTTGATGAGTTTGATGAGCAAGCCAACGAAATACAAATGACTGCCCATGTATCTAAAGGCACATATATTCGTACTATCGTTGATGACTTAGGTGAAAACCTTGGCTGCGGCGCGCATGTGATTATGCTGCATCGTAGTGCTGTAGGGCATTACCCAGCAGATAAAATGGTCACACTTGAGCAGTTAGAAACGTTATTAAATCAAGCGAAAGAACAAGACGTTGCGCCTTCTACTTACCTTGACGAACTATTATTGCCAATGGATACCGCGTTAGTTGATTTACCTGTTGTGGAAATTACTAAAGAGCAGGGAATAGCATTTAGCCATGGTCAAGCTGTGGTGCTAGGTAAAGAATTACCTGAAGGTGCAATAAAAGTTCTGGCTGACGGAATCTTTATTGGTACTGGTGAACGTAATCCTGATGGCCATCTAAAATCAAAACGTGGCTTGTCTAATCAGCAACCAGAGTAA